In Desulfosporosinus youngiae DSM 17734, the genomic stretch CTGGACACACAGCTTCAATAGCTTTGCGTTTCTGCTCACTATTGCAACGTGCATAAATTTCAGTTGTTGAGATTTCTGAATGTCCCAGATAATCTCTAATATAAATAAGTGGTACTCCAGCCTGCAGCATATGCATGCTTTTACTGTGTCTGAGTCCATGCGGTGATACAGTTTCCGGAATAATTGAAGGATTATTCTGACGAGCAACCGCTACATACTTATCGAGGATATAAGTTATTCCTGCCCGCGTGAGTTTTTTCTTGTTGCGGTTTGAAAATAACGGTACCCTATGCTCCTTTTTATAGTCAGCATGACAAATATTAATGTACTGCCTCACAAACTGTGCCGTTTTATCCATAAGAGGAATTATCCGTGTTTTACTTCCTTTGCCGGTCAGACGCAAAGTTGAAGGCTTTTCCTGACGGAAATCTTCAACACAAAGGTCTGCAATCTCTTGGACTCTTGCAGCGCTGTCATATATTAAGCTCAATAGCACAAGATCCCTAAACCCTGATCGTGACGTTGTATCGACTGCATCAAGGACTGCTTTCACCCCTTCAATAGTCAGGTATTCCAAAGGGTGTTCCGCCTCCTTCTTCCTTGGAATGGACCGTATCTGCTGGCACTGATAAATATAATCCGGTGTCTGCATCTGTACATATGCAAAGAATGATTTGATTGCAGCAAGCCTAATATTTCTGGTCGCTACACTTGAATTCCGTTCCCTTTCCAGCCAATCAAGATAGGCCAGAATCACATCTTTATTGAGTTCAGGGATTTCAACGTGATCCGGATTAAGATTTCTGACATCTTTGAGGTATGAGAACAATAGCATGTAGGAATCCCGTTTGGACGAGATGGTATTATTGCTGAATCCTCTTATGCCAGGAAGATACTCCGTCATATATCTGCTCATATATCTTGCCAGGTTTGTAGGTTTCATGGCTGCACCTCTGGAATGGCATAAGCACAAACCTTGGTGACTGCCGAAAGGATATCGGGATAAACTTCCGCCGTCATTTTCATATACTGGCTTGTCGCTGCTAAGGATTCATGGCCCATATATGTGGATAATGCCGGCAGCATGTTTGAAAGATCGGCTCCTTCTTGCGTAGCCTTCTGAAGGACATGACAGCAATGAGTATGGCGAATGTCATGAATTCTTGGGCCATAGCCTCTTCCTGCATGCTTTATTCCTGCCTGTACAAGTACCTCACGGAATCGGAGATAGACATTATGATGCGAGTATCTTTCCCGGGTAATTCCGATGAATAGGTATTCTTCAGGTCGATACAGAGGATGCATAACAGCGCAATACTGTTTTAGAATATCCAGCATACTATCTGAAACGGGGGTTAACCGATCTTTATTGAACTTTGCTTTTTCAATGCGAAGAATGCCATTGACAAGATCAATGTGCTCTAATTTCAGGTTCAACGCTTCCATCACGCGAAGACCGGTACAATACAGAAGCCGGATCAGAACTGGCATGACCAGATGCATCGTAGATCTCCGATTCGGATAAATCCTGTTGCTTTGCATAAAGATTTCTTCCATTTCCGCATGTGTGAAAATATATGCAGAATACGGTGATTTTCGCTGGCGAATATATTCAAGGTTGACCGGTATGTAAGATTCATAGCCGGAAGCCATCAGATACATGGAAAACTGACGGATGCAACTGATCCGCTGCTGATAACTGCTCCTGTGTGATTCATAAGGCTTCTTTTGACACCATATATCCATAAGTTCTTTTGTTATTACTGGAACAGAAATGTTCATTGAACAACAGAGGTCATCAAACTGTATTAACAACGGTACTTCCGATGTATATTTGTAGCCAGCGCTCCTTTTATAATCAAGAAAGTCCTGTAACAGATCTGAAAAAGTACTTTTGAATTCTCTGCTCATAAGCGGATACCTCCCATCCATATGCCTTCAATACCTGGAACCTCCAAAGCAAGCGGACGGAGATGATAGATATCCACTTTTAAATAAATCTTTGTTGTATCCGTGATGGAATGCGACAAGGTTTCCGAAATGACTGAGAGCGGTACTTTTTTTTCAAGCATGGCAGTAGCCAGGCTGGCGCGTAAGGCATGTGGGCCATGGCGTCTTCCGGAATTAATGACAATCCCGGCATCACGAAAAGCTTTTGTTACGATGGTGTGAAGGGAGGCTGGTTTTAGCACATGGTGGGGTGCCTGCATCTGCAGGAACACATGATTATCATCAACATTTGGACGGCAATCCTTGAGATATTTGATGATGGCATTGCCGACATCTGCTGGAAGTGGGAGTACGGTATGCTTTCCTGTTTTCCTGGTAATGAATTCGATTGTGCTTTTATCCCAGTGGATTGCACTGAATTTTAGCCCGCAGATATCAGAAGCCCTCATTCCAAGCCTGACTGCAATAAGAACCATTGCATAATTCCTGATCCCCAGAGCACTAAATCGGTTAAAGGAATCCAGCATGGTTTCGATTTCTCCCGTACCATAAACGGAAGGAATGACTTTCCTTACCCTTACGGTCTGTACACAAGTGGAAAGGTCTTTTTCAACATATTTATTTACATAGAGATACTTCAGAAGAAGCCTTAGGGAAGAAGAAGCACTCTTTACCGTGGGGAGATTTTTCGATGCAGAGAGCCACTTCATGAAGCCCATGATACTAGAGGCATCTATATCTGCAAGATGTCCTATTTTTGATTCATAGAGATATTTTGACAGATGGTTCAAGGTATAGATATCTCTGTTGATTGTTGATAATGCATAGCTTCCAGATTTCCTTTCTGATAAAAACTGATTGAAGACTACTGCAAAAGGCTCATGGAACATGCAAGGCCAGAATGACTTTTCTTTTGTTATCTTCCCATCTTCGGCACAGTTAATCAGGATATGAACGGCGCGAGATCTGCGTTTGTCAATCGGCCTTAGATGGGCAAAGTTATTGCCGGATTTAATGCCATAATGATTTTCCAGAAAACATAGCGCCGATTCCCTGCTAAAAGGGATGCCGTTATCTGAAAGATAATCTTTCAATCTCCACCAGGTATAGGATACCTGTGTTATGTGATCCTGTTTGAGACCATCTCCCTCCATAGCCTGTTTTGCTTGATTAATTAATTCATCGATTGTTAATGGCTGTTTCATAAGTGCCTCCTTACTTGAATGTGTTATTAGTGATTCAAGTATAGAGGGCAAAATGTAAAGAAAATAGATATAAGAATACCCTAATTGGTACAGAGCATCTTTCTACTTTACATTTTCTCCAGCTTTCCATTTCACATAAAATGCAAAGCTTTGCATTTAATATGGTAGTTAAATTGAACGGTTGCAACCTTCCAAATCGCTAATTCATAGGGAGCAGCAGGAAGGGGCAGTAGTAGTGCCTTTTCTTCTAAAAATACGGTCTGGCGGCTACCAGGTCTTTTCTGAAAGGGTTTTCGGTTAAATACCTCAAGTTTTTCGCGAATCGCCCTATTAAGCTCCGCCAGAGAAAAGAATTGTTGGCGACGGAGAGCTGCAATAATCCAAGTAGATATGATGCCAACGGTTCCTTCAACACTAGGCTTATCCTTTTTATCTTAAATTCAAGATAACAAAGATTATCTTCAAAACCATGTTATCTTCAAAATCAGCAGAACTACCTTAAATCGCAAGGCAGTTCCGCCGTAGTTTAAAGATAATTAAATCAGCTAAATCCGCAGTACTCAAGCAGATACTGCTCTTTGCCCTTCCAGTTTTTCTGTTTTGCAATTGTTTTACCAATGGTTCCTTCAAGATCAACAGACTCTAATGCCTTTGTGATGGTTTCTTCATCCGAATAGGAATAAACACTCGTTGTTTCAATACTGCTGTGGCCAAGGAAGTCTCTTATGTAAGAGATAGGAATCCCTTTTTTATGCATAGCCATTGCAATGCTGTGTCTGAGCATATGGGCATGCAGTCCCTCAGGAAAAGCAGTATCGGCTTTGTGAGCGAGTTTTCCATATTTTTTAAGAAAGTAATCGACTGTTCCAGCTTTCATCTGTGTTTTCTGCGATTCATGTATGGTATAGAACAGTGAAGCGCCCAAGGGACTTCCTTTATGGAAGCTTGCAAGATAGGCGTCCAGATGCTTTACTGTTGATCCAAGAAGAGGGACATACCTTGTTTTATTCCCCTTGCCATGGATTCTGACCCGTACACTGGTATCGCTGCGGATAATACTGTTCAACTGTAAGTCCAGTAATTCCTGAATTCTCGCGCCCGTTTCATAAGCAAAAATTATGAAAAAGCGGTCACGCCTGCCAAGCCTTGTTGTTATGTCGGGCAATGAGAATAAAAGTTTCAGCTGTATCTGTGTTAGATACTCAACGCCCGGCTGCTTAACGCCCTTGAATGCGTGGATGCTGGCAACATCAAGATAGACCGGCATCAGTTCCATGTCTTCCTCACTACAATATTTCAGGAAGGATTTAATGGCTGACAGCCTCAAGTTAAGTGTCTGCGCAGAATTCTTTTGGGTATTCTTAAGCCACATCAGGAAATCGTAAATGACGCTCCTTGAAAAACAGGAAAACTCCATCCGATCAAAGCTGATGTTTTTTTCCTCTCGCAGATAATTTCGTAAAAGATTTAATGATTGACGGTAGGCTCTGGCTGTCTTGTCGCTGAAGTTCCTCTTTGTAATAAGATAATCGGTCAGAAAGTCACGGAGCAACTGGTAAAAGTGCATTTCATTCTTCTTCATGATGCACCTCCGGCAGGATGTCATCATTCACGGAAGAAAGCCGTTGTTCCATTTCAGGGTAAAAATCTTCCACAAGGGAAAGGTAATAATCCGTATCAGCATAATTGGAATGCCCCATATATTCGCTCAAGTAAGGATAAAGGGCGTTTATGTCCTGACCTTCCTTTACCCACTGATTCAATCGGTGAACCGCATACCCATGCCGAGCATCATGAACTCTTGCCGGATTTCCTGTAATTGCATGAGATTCAGGCAGTTTGTCCCAGAACTCATGGAACCAGCAGTCAAGCATTGATTTATTAAAGCAGTTTCCATGCTTGTTGGGGAAAAACACTTGTCTGTCTGGGAACATGGATTCCATGATGAAATCATACTCGCTGCATACCTCCTGCAGATCTTCGCTCATGTATACGATCCTGGCCTTCCAGCCTTTGGATTCCCGTATGGATATCTTTCCTGTTTCAAGGTCAACATCCTCTTTTTTTAGCAGGCGTGCTTCCGAGGAACGCAGCCCGCAGCAGTACAGCATGCGGAAGATGACCGGTATGACATATCTCCTGGTCGGAGAGAACGGTGAAGGAGGGCACTGATCAATGGCCTTGAAAAAGGCTTTCAATTCGGCAACCGTATAAATATGGGCCTCATATTTAATCTGTCTATTCGGGATGTGACCGGGAATGACATAAGCATCGTATCCAAGCCCTTTCAGGTATTTACCAAGCTGCCTTACCGGAGTAACCCTTCTTAAAAGACCGTTCGAATGCTCTCCAGACTTTGACTGGATCCAGGCAGAGCCCATTGCCCGTGTTATTGTGCTCTCTCCCGGGAACTTTTCAGCCGCAAGTAAATCAAAGTGATACAGTATTTGGGCTGAAGACCGGTAAGGATAACCCAATGCGCGTTTCTGGATGATAAAGTCTTTAATGCAGGTACCGAGGAGACTTTTAAATGTATAATCAGTCATCAGAAGCACCTCCCCGCCATGAAACCCTGCCTATGACGGACAGATCCAGCGCGCACATCCGAAGCATGGATTCCTCCATGGACAAATAAGGTTTGTCGGATTCCTTTGAGGTGTGTCCAAGCGCATCGGTAATGACCTGGTGAGGTACTTTAGCAACCAGAAGTTTATGTACCATGGAATACCGGAAAAGGTGCACGCCCCTAGCAGTACCGTTTACCGGCTTTATCCCCAGGCAGCCAAGCAGTCTGGAACAGGTTGAGTAAACAGAAGTCAGTTTATTGTAAGGCGCCTGTTTCCGTAAGAATATATATGGGTAATGGTCGGCTCGTTTCGGTCTCTCATTCAGAATGTAATCCATCAGTGCGTTGCCAACATCTTGGAGCAATGGCAGTACGAGAGGTTCGCCAGTCTTTTTCTGGATCAGCCTGATTTTATCATTGCGCCAGTCAATCGCCTGAAAAGTGAGATTGCAGATATCGCAATCACGCAATCCCAGATGCATGGCAAGAAGGATTACTGCTTTTGTGCGTTTAGACTCTTTAGCCAGCTGTGCAACCAGTTTTGTCTGATCTTTTTCAGAAATATATGCGGCAACCGAGCCCCGCTGTACAAAGCCTCCCATTACAATGCCGGACAAATCTTTCCTGATCAGGCCGACTGTATGAAAGAACTTAAGCAGTGAACGCAGGATTGGAAGTATGGTTGCCATGCTCCGTCTATTGCAGATGCCTGCAAACTTTGTAATGACAAGATGGATCTTTTCGGGTGAAAGAGACAGTAAATCTTTCGGTGTTTCTATCCCGGTGAACTCCACGGTTTTTCGGAATACATAATCGTGCAGGTCGATTGTGGATCGGCTGAGGTTGCGCTGCTCCAGCGACCCAAGGTACTGTGAACGAATGGATTCTACCTCTAAGCTGCTAAAGTCGGCATCTCGGTTGATCATTCCCCAAAGAAAGCGCCCTGTATTTGCGACTTCCATCAGGACATGTGCCGCCTTACGGTTAATTTTCCACTTCCATTCCTTCATGGAGCCTTTATTACGTAGGTTATTTATTTCTTGGATGAAGCATTTCATCAATGTTTCATCATATCCAGAGACACCGGCATCATAAAAATAGCATCGTATGTCCATCCAGGAATGCTTGTATTGCCCCATAGTAGAATCCGTGAGCTTAAGGTATCTCATTTCAATCTCAGCCTTGACAAGGAGGTAATCAATATGCACGTCTGCTGTTATTGGGAACTCCCTGCTCTGAAAAAACCCATGGACTTCTGCATCATTCGGCATGGGTGGTTCGTTGAACGGTATGCCGTGTTCATCTCTGGCTTGTGTACAGGCTAATGTGTCAACCAATTTTACGCAGCGAACATGCAGTGCGCGGCGTTCCGGTGAACCATTGTCCTCTCTAATGAATGCATCATATAACTCTTCGCATGGTTCCGTAATGCCAAGTGATTTAGCACACTTTAGCATCTGGTTGAAGTAGCGGCGTCTGGACTCCCAGGTTTCATTGGCAAGTTCAGATTTCAACTGCTGCAAAAGGGTATTGATAGTAGTTTCAAGCTTTGTCATATGTTATCCTCCTTCTGCCTGTATCAGGCTGTCTAAAGGATAACCCTATATACGGATTTATTATCTTCAATTTCATGCTATTGGCTGGCTGTAAATTTAGCAGTTCTGCTGATTTTGAAGATAACATGGTTTTGAAGATAATCTTTGGGTTTTCTCACCCGTGCCGGAATAACAGCGGTTCCGTAGTACTCTGCCATTTCGTGATAGGACTTGTTGATAACTGGAGTATACCAGGACGTTCGTTCTACACCAGTTTTCAGATTATCCGGAACGAGGATTCGAGTAGCACCCCCAAAGTACTTATATGCATTGATATGGGCTGTAATCCAGGACTCCTGGTTTTGGTTCAGAAATGCTTCCACATAGGCATATTGACTGTACGAGAGGACGGTTACAAAAACATAAGCATCAATGCTCTCGCCTGTATCCGTATCGATAATGCTTGCTGTTTGGCCTGCCCAGTCGACTTCCATTTGCTCGCCAGGCTTTCGTCCGATGTGCATAGTTGCCTTGGTTTTGGCCACATATTGTTGGTAATGATAGCAAAACTGAGAATACATAAGTGGAATTTCATTGCTGAGTCTGGAAGATTCACAGTATTCATTCCAAAGCAGGCTGAGGGTTACGCCGCTCTTCGCCATTTCTTTATGAATGTACTCGTTATCTGGGCGTTTTCGGGTTAATGGTAATGAAGATTCGGGAAAGAAAAGCTTGTGCAACTCACCGTTCGTCCTATCTGGGTTCAATGGCCACGAAACACTAAGTTCCTGAGACCGTTTCAAGACCCTGGCGACAGTGTTGCGTGAACATTCGCAGCTCACTGCGATGCTGCGTTGACTGATTCCTTGGCTAATAAGCCGAAGAATCTCGCGATAATTGGTCATTTGATGACCTCCTATGAATGTAATTTACACTCCTCTCTTGAGTGCATAGCTACATTCTAATAAGGAGTTTCATCAAATGGCTCCCTATCCGGAAAGGTGGCTCTAAAAATCCGGAACTATGGCTCTCATCGTCCGGAATAGTGGCTCAATTTGGTCCGGATTATTCATTGAACGGGTGAAATGCCTATGAACAGAGTGATGCAGATGACTCGTAAAGCTGATAATTTAGTGCAACCCTTGAGTAGATAATAAAGATATTTAAAATATTGAGTTTCATAAAGAAGGAGGCTCACATTATGGCTAAAAACGATAACATGCTGGCAATTCTGTGGATGCTGAATTCAGGCGTAAAAATGACTGCAAAACAGATTTCTGAAAAGCTAGAAATAAATATAAGGACAGTTTATCGGTATATTGATGCACTATGTGCCAGTGGCGTACCTATAATATCTGACCCAGGTCATAATGGCGGGTATAGCCTGCTGAATAATTTTATCAGGGCACCTCTGCTATTTGATATGGAAGAAAAAAAGGCACTCCTTCAAGCTGCTGTTTTTGCAAAAGAAGCTGGATGCCCTTCGAGTGAGGCATTAGGCAATGCAACATCAAAGTTGAAAATGTATTCGAATCAGGAACAGGAAAGTATACTTAACCATCATTTAGCCGGATTTGAAGTTATAAACGGCATGGTAAATCCTTCCGTTCAGCCGATATTGGCGGAATTGGAGCAGGCTGTAGAAAAGGAATTCTCTGTAGAAATTGATTATCGCACAAGCCGTGAAGAGCAACCAAAGAATAGGATGATAGACCCCTATGGAATGGTTTACTGGAACAACAAATGGTATACTGTTGCATTTTGCCACTTAAGGAATGAAATACGAAGCTTTCGGGTAGATCGGATTTTACTAATCAAGTGTACTCAAATAATATTTAAGCGTCCAGCTGATTTTTCGGCCGGTGAATTTTTTATGAAAAACCTGTTACCTGATTTGGTGGGTAAGGAGGGGTTAATTTCTTTAATTATCGAAGGCAGGTCAGAGGCGTTGGATGAACTATGCATGCATTGGTTTTTAGGGCATCATCTGAAAGAGCGAACATCTAATCAAGCCATCTTTTTATTTGAGGAAAAATCAATTCATAGTTATGTCCCTTATTTTCTCCTATCCTATGGTAAATCCATTCAAATAATCGAACCACAAAGTTTGAAAGAAAGACTTGTTGCTATTGCATCGGAGTTAATGGAATACTATCAACTTTAATAGCTTCACTGACAGCAGATGTCAGTGAAGTTGTTTTATAATGAGGATAGTCACTGATTACCGATGGTCGGTATTCCTTGATGAATAAAATAAGGAGAAATTGCAAAATGAATAATACAGTATATCTTTATGTGTTTGACACAATGTCAGACTGGGAAATAGGTTACTTAACTGCCGAGCTGAACTCGGGAAGATATTATAAAAAGGGACTTGACCCATCAAAAATAGTGACTGTTGGAATTGAAAAGACGATTGTAACAACAATGGGCGGATTGAAAATACTGCCAGATATCAAACTGGATGAGTGCAGTATTGAAAGCACAGATGCATTGATTTTACCTGGTGGAGATACATGGACAGAAACAATTCACCAACCCATTTTAAAAATCGTTGAGAGGTGTTTAAAGGAAGGTATATTGGTCGCAGCCATTTGTGGTGCTACAATGGGGCTCGCCCAGAATGGATTGCTGAATTTACGTTGGCATACAAGCAATGATCTGGAATACCTTAAAATGATCTGTCCCACTTACACGGGCGAAAAGTATTACAAAATGGAGTCTGCTGTAACTGATGAAAAACTGATTACTGCATCTGGAATAGCTCCGTTAGAATTTTCTGTACACGTCTTGAAAGCGCTGGGTGTGTTTTCTTCAAAAACATTAGATGCCTGGTATAGTCTTAATAAGACTCATGAATCCAAATATTTCTATGAGTTGATAAATTCAATTCAATGAAGGTATAAGCATAAAATTGAAATGTTATGATCATTTAAAGAAGTTATAAAAATGACTAAAAGCATAAAATATATGGGAGTGTCAGGTAAATATACAAAGAATGGAACACCCAACGGCTTTACATCTATTACCCCATTTATAACAGTGAAGAATCCTTCTGAAGCAATAGAGTTCTATAAAACTGTTTTCAATGCAAGGGTTAAGGATATTACTGAATACCCGGATGGAAATGGTAATAAAATAATTGTTCATGCAGAATTAGATTTTGGAAATGGTTTTTTGCAACTGGGAGCAGCGAATCCGGCATATAAATTAGTCTTGCCGCCAAATGAGGACAATGCGTGTTATTCTTTAGGAATTTACGTAATTAATGCTGATCAGGTATTTGAAAATGCGGTAGCAAGAGGAGCAAAAGTAAGGGAACCGGTTGCAAGCTTTGTTTCAGGTGATCGATTCGGAAGTATATTGGACCCTTTTGGAGTAAGATGGTCTATTATGACTAGGATTGAGGATTTGTCAGAAGAAGAAAGTAGTCGTAGGGTTGCTGAATGGGCCAAAAGCTTTAGTGGAGAATAAATGCAATAAATGTCAGCGAGTGGTCGAAAGAGGAGAGTTCACAAATTTACCTGGAGAGGGAAAACCCTTAAAGCTGGAGCCCTTTAACCCGTATGTATCTAAAGAACAGGTAATAATGAATAAGGTACTCAATAGCTCCGGGTTAATACCAATTGAGATATTAATTCTAAAAGCAATAGATGAAATAAAAGAAAAGCTTAAGGATTCAAAGCTAAAGAGTGAGCAAAATGCCCTGAAAGTAAAACTAAACGAATTAGAAATTACATTCGATATACAGATGGAGGCACGTCGAAATTTCTTTGATAATAGTTGATTTGATCGTTCAGATCTTATTCATTGGTTTCAGAACACTGTTTTAGGCCTTGTCCAATTTCGCATTATATAATCCTGCATTAGGATAAATCCCGATCAGTCAGCGAATACATAGAATGTGAGGTCATGATGGCAACCACTTATGAACGATATCTAAAACTGAATATTGACGGTTCCCGCGTTGGCTTGGGGAGTGGCGAGAGCGAAAGCAGCTACTTCTGCACACCCAAAGGGGCGAAAGTGATCGGCTGGGCCGGTGTGGATGGCAGCCACTATTGCTTCGTGCGTGGCTTTGGCGAGATGGTGTTTGCCGTCAGTCCACTGAATACACCGGGAAACTATGTGCATCCGGTGGCAAGAAATTTTAGGGACTTCCTGCGGCTCCTGCTGGCTTGCGGCGATACTGCGGCACTGGAACAGGTATCCTGTTGGGAGCAGGCGCAGTTTGGCGTCTTCCTGCAGGACAATCCTCTCACCGGTGAACAGCGGGCTGTGCTGGATTCCATTGGGGAGAAGCTGCTGCTCGCGCCTATGGAGCAGCCCTTTGCTTATATCAAAGAGCTGCAGGCCGGGTTTGATTACAGTCGCCTCAAATATCCGGAAGATTACTATGAGTGGGTTCCTGTCGAGCCGAAGATACCCGAATGGAAGGTTTATTTTGACGGCAACTTTTGGGGGCATCAGGGCCGTGAAAGAGCCGGCAAGGAAATTTCTCTCCATAGGCAGTTTGTCTGGGAGGATGAAGTCTGGTATATCCCTGCGATTTACACCTGCAGTAAAGGCTTGGTCGTGGACTTTTGCCCACAGGTTCCGGCCGAGCGTATTCGTTCCTTTATGGACAAGTGGAATCTCTCTATTGAGAGCGTTAGAACCGACTTTAGCGATGAACAGCGGATGCAGATCGACGCAGAAAATCCGCTGGCCGTCAATACAAATCCGAACGTTGTGTTGAACGGAACTGTCCTTTCAGGCTCTCATGGCTGCGGTGTGTCATGGAATCCCTGCTTCCCGGAGAGCAACGGCCTTGAGGTCAAGAGCGTGACCCGGCATTATGGCCTTGATCCTGCCTATGGCTGGGCAATCTGGCGCTCTGTTTTTCCTTGGAAGACGAAACGCAAACCGCAGATCAGGTCGCTCAGCGTAACCCTGATGCAGGAGCCTGTCGCTATGCAGGGACCGCACTTCCATGTGTCGGCACCCGGTGAACGCATCAAGTTTACACACCCGACCACCGGCGTACAGCATACGCT encodes the following:
- a CDS encoding DUF1992 domain-containing protein; the protein is MVERGEFTNLPGEGKPLKLEPFNPYVSKEQVIMNKVLNSSGLIPIEILILKAIDEIKEKLKDSKLKSEQNALKVKLNELEITFDIQMEARRNFFDNS
- a CDS encoding VOC family protein, whose protein sequence is MTKSIKYMGVSGKYTKNGTPNGFTSITPFITVKNPSEAIEFYKTVFNARVKDITEYPDGNGNKIIVHAELDFGNGFLQLGAANPAYKLVLPPNEDNACYSLGIYVINADQVFENAVARGAKVREPVASFVSGDRFGSILDPFGVRWSIMTRIEDLSEEESSRRVAEWAKSFSGE